The following are encoded in a window of Cydia splendana chromosome 6, ilCydSple1.2, whole genome shotgun sequence genomic DNA:
- the LOC134791442 gene encoding uncharacterized protein LOC134791442: MFNGVIDRYNGVTIDSQKEPCDPSSFHAQLKDSLRQWTEEEKRCIWFKVNIKDAAWVPILANEGFNFHQARDDFVLMYKWLPTDCSHNLPPACHTNLGVGGMVFNDKNQILVVKEKSIDYPHWKLPGGYVERNEDIKDGAMREVWEETGIKTTFDSMITLRHSHRSMFGNSDIYFVVKLQAKTTEITKSDVEIQACQWMDVEEFLNHPHVHEFNRFLVKQALDLEQRKIKLGLHQQTLTFAKLSRDVTNLVIEDS, from the exons ATGTTTAACGGTGTAATAGATAGATATAACGGTGTGACAATAGATTCACAAAAAGAGCCGTGTGATCCCAGTTCATTTCATGCCCAGTTAAAAG ACTCTCTCAGACAATGGACTGAGGAAGAAAAGAGATGCATATGGTTCAAAGTCAATATAAAGGATGCTGCATGGGTGCCAATACTAGCCAAT GAAGGCTTTAACTTTCATCAAGCCAGAGACGATTTTGTGCTGATGTACAAGTGGTTACCAACAGATTGCTCTCACAACTTGCCTCCAGCCTGTCACACAAACCTTGGAGTAGGTGGCATGGTGTTCAATGACAAAAATCAAATATTGGTTGTAAAAGAAAAATCCATTGATTACCCTCACTGGAAGCTTCCTGGAGGTTATGTTGAGAGGA ATGAAGATATAAAAGATGGTGCCATGAGAGAAGTATGGGAAGAAACTGGAATAAAAACAACCTTCGACTCCATGATAACATTAAGGCATTCACACAGATCCATGTTTGGTAACTCTGACATTTATTTTGTAGTTAAGCTCCAAGCTAAAACAACAGAAATAACTAAATCTGATGTAGAAATACAAGCATGTCAGTGGATGGATGTGGAGGAATTCTTAAATCACCCTCATGTCCATGAATTCAATCGTTTTTTGGTAAAACAAGCCTTGGACTTAGAACAAAGGAAAATTAAATTAGGTCTACATCAGCAGACATTAACATTTGCAAAACTTTCACGAGATGTAACCAACCTTGTAATTGAAGAttcataa
- the LOC134791440 gene encoding Golgi to ER traffic protein 4 homolog: MAARGERGVRRVLDKLAASVNSGQYYEAHQMYRTLYFRYLSQKKYADLLNLLHEGATLLLQRDQQGSGADLAILLLDVLTKSETQPCEEWIEKVANIFEIMSPTIPERETFLTNAVKWSMDSNKKGHPLLHKKIAEVYWREKKYTAAHRHFLHSSDGSAYATMLIELHTTKGLKSEIDLFIAQAVLQFLCLRNIQMATETFNKYTGSHPTIKNDRGPPYLFPLLNFLWFLLRAIEQKHAIQFKILRNWYAISIKRDPNYSVYLDNIGRIWFGIEIPHDPKNANSMFGGLLKSIIGEAADSSDEEEYMGHNASAPDLD; encoded by the exons ATGGCGGCACGTGGGGAAAGAGGTGTTAGAAGAGTGCTGGATAAACTAGCAGCATCCGTAAATTCTGGTCAATACTATGAAGCTCATCAAATGTATAGGACGCTTTATTTCAG GTACCTAAGTCAGAAGAAATACGCGGATCTGTTAAACTTGCTTCATGAAGGTGCAACATTACTCTTGCAACGTGACCAGCAAGGTAGCGGTGCAGACCTAGCTATATTGCTTTTGGACGTTTTGACAAAATCAGAAACACAGCCATGTGAAGAATGGATTGAGAAAGTAGCtaatatatttgaaatcatgAGTCCAACCATCCCGGAGCGTGAAACGTTCTTGACTAATGCAGTGAAGTGGTCAATGGACAGCAATAAAAAGGGCCATCCGTTACTACACAAG AAAATTGCTGAAGTATATTGGAGAGAGAAGAAATACACTGCTGCACACAGGCATTTCCTACACTCCAGCGATGGATCGGCATATGCAACCATGCTCATTGAGCTGCATACTACCAAAGGCCTTAAGTCAGAAATAGACTTGTTTATAGCACAAGCAGTGTTGCAGTTTCTCTGTCTACGGAACATACAAATGGCAACTGAGACTTTCAACAAATACACTGGATCACACCCAACCATAAAGAATGACAGAGGCCCACCATATTTATTTCCTTTACTCAATTTTCTTTGGTTTCTTCTACGTGCAATTGAACA GAAACATGCAATTCAATTTAAGATATTAAGGAACTGGTATGCAATTAGTATAAAGCGTGATCCAAACTATTCAGTGTATTTGGATAATATTGGACGCATCTGGTTTGGAATAGAGATTCCCCATGACCCTAAAAATGCCAACTCAATGTTTGGTGGGCTCCTAAAATCAATTATTGGTGAAGCGGCAGACAGTTCTGATGAAGAAGAGTACATGGGCCACAATGCTTCAGCTCCGGACCTAGattga